In Candidatus Krumholzibacteriia bacterium, the genomic window TGTCCTTGCTCGACGCCTCCTCGACGACGAACTTGTCCTCCGGGCTGCGACCGGTGTACTTCCCCGTCTCGGCGCACATCGGGCCGTCGGCCGCGATGAGCCCCTCGCCGTTCATCACGAACTCCTCGTAGAGGGTCGCCGGCGTTGCGTTCCACATCACGCCGCCCAGGTTGGTCAGGCCGACGGCGTCAAGGCCGACCTTCGGCGTGAACTCGCTGTTAGACATCGGAACCTCCATTTTGTCCTTTTATTGAAATTCGTCCCGCACGGTGCAGCCCTCCGGCGGTTCACGAAAGAACCGGTTATGTGTCGGGATTTCAGGCGGATACTAGCGTATACCGCGGCTGCGTGCCACTGGCTTTTGGGCGGGTTGTCCCGCCGGGGCCCAGCGGGCGCCGTCAGCGCACGCGCACCCGGTACGT contains:
- a CDS encoding phosphoenolpyruvate carboxykinase (ATP); its protein translation is MSNSEFTPKVGLDAVGLTNLGGVMWNATPATLYEEFVMNGEGLIAADGPMCAETGKYTGRSPEDKFVVEEASSKD